Proteins encoded by one window of Candidatus Neomarinimicrobiota bacterium:
- a CDS encoding carboxypeptidase regulatory-like domain-containing protein, translating to MINSVGRLHLFVCCSFKIITIATFTILLIAKSRPQTSVIVKGKVLDSYSKIGIQGAKVSFINEYKDTFSTYSDNEGNYTINFSIIEIGDKKGQNTLLGYKLYQNYPDPFIPWM from the coding sequence ATGATTAATTCAGTGGGGAGATTACATCTATTTGTATGCTGTTCCTTTAAAATAATAACTATTGCCACTTTTACAATACTTTTAATTGCCAAATCACGTCCACAAACTTCAGTAATAGTAAAAGGTAAAGTACTTGATAGTTACTCTAAAATCGGTATTCAAGGAGCAAAGGTTAGTTTTATAAATGAATACAAAGATACATTTTCAACTTATTCCGATAATGAGGGTAATTATACAATAAATTTTTCAATAATAGAAATTGGGGATAAAAAAGGGCAAAACACTCTACTTGGATATAAACTATATCAAAATTATCCTGATCCTTTCATTCCTTGGATGTGA
- a CDS encoding DUF362 domain-containing protein — translation MSGSKISRRKFIASLGVLTAGAVVNPFRRISSIYGFGKHSSLDYLTAVAVTRANSYDDYSLIKNKVQHLFESLDGISDIVSSGKKVGIKINLTGGAGFAFHDKLKGKDIGEVMWTHPAVLKAVCELIIDSGVKASDIYVLEAISRDDTSYSDFGYEYVVDKLGLNFININYKEPYDSFVEVPVGKNYYNYEKFTLNRILTEIDVYISIPKMKHHYAAGTTQSLKNQVGIAPRDIYTGEYRREVLHCGKTSPDKKEEKSYLPRSIVDLNRARPVHLAVIDGIKSANGGEGVWNPTFEPAEYHFLLAGKDPVATDSIATYIMGRNPEGEKIERPEGDECDNHLYLANQLGMGTNVLSTIELVGDGAEDVGLSICGRERVNPTEIKLHRNYPNPFNSSTIIEFYLPRDMEVKLDIYNIRGQRVVRLVDKTLYSGKYKFVWKPNGLPSGVYFAKLRAGRVVKSVKMMYLK, via the coding sequence ATGAGTGGTAGCAAGATTTCCCGTAGAAAATTTATAGCAAGTTTAGGAGTACTAACAGCTGGTGCTGTTGTAAATCCTTTTAGAAGAATATCATCAATATATGGATTTGGCAAACATAGCTCACTTGATTATCTGACGGCAGTTGCAGTAACTCGTGCAAACAGTTATGATGATTATAGTCTGATAAAAAATAAAGTTCAGCATCTTTTTGAGTCTCTGGATGGAATAAGCGATATCGTATCGTCCGGTAAAAAAGTGGGTATAAAAATTAATCTCACAGGTGGAGCTGGATTTGCATTCCATGATAAATTGAAGGGAAAGGATATCGGAGAAGTAATGTGGACTCATCCAGCTGTTTTAAAGGCTGTGTGTGAATTAATAATTGATAGTGGAGTGAAGGCATCGGATATATATGTTTTGGAAGCAATAAGTAGAGATGATACATCATACTCTGATTTTGGATACGAGTATGTTGTAGATAAATTAGGTTTGAATTTTATAAACATAAACTATAAGGAGCCATACGATTCATTTGTAGAAGTCCCGGTTGGTAAAAATTATTACAATTATGAAAAATTTACACTCAACAGAATCCTGACAGAAATTGATGTTTATATCTCAATACCCAAAATGAAACATCACTATGCTGCAGGCACTACGCAGTCTTTAAAAAATCAGGTAGGAATAGCTCCAAGAGATATATATACCGGTGAATATAGACGAGAGGTGCTTCACTGTGGTAAAACGTCTCCAGATAAAAAGGAGGAGAAGTCATATCTCCCACGATCTATTGTTGATCTGAATAGAGCACGACCGGTTCACCTTGCAGTAATCGATGGGATAAAGAGTGCGAATGGTGGAGAAGGTGTATGGAATCCAACCTTTGAGCCAGCTGAGTATCATTTCCTTCTTGCTGGTAAAGACCCTGTAGCTACAGATTCTATTGCCACATATATAATGGGCAGGAATCCAGAAGGTGAAAAGATAGAAAGACCTGAAGGTGATGAGTGTGATAATCACCTTTATCTTGCCAATCAACTTGGTATGGGGACGAATGTACTATCTACAATAGAACTTGTTGGAGATGGTGCTGAAGATGTAGGTCTTTCAATATGTGGTAGAGAAAGAGTAAATCCCACAGAAATTAAACTACATAGAAATTATCCCAATCCCTTTAATTCGTCTACGATCATTGAATTCTATCTACCAAGAGATATGGAAGTAAAGCTTGATATTTACAACATAAGGGGGCAAAGAGTTGTAAGGCTTGTGGATAAGACTCTATATTCTGGTAAATATAAATTCGTCTGGAAGCCAAACGGTTTACCCTCAGGTGTATACTTTGCAAAGCTACGAGCAGGAAGAGTGGTAAAATCAGTTAAGATGATGTATTTAAAATAA
- a CDS encoding B12-binding domain-containing radical SAM protein: protein MKNVYFIQPQIEDFYTTPIRNIPLGLIQIATTVKNCYNVKILDFRNNKKKKINPPEIFKPLLQFYHENTSPFSLYKNYYRFGLSKDEMMTNIPDDGEIFCISSMFTTYSKTTFELIECIRKKVQNAKVIVGGIDASIRPDVYLKNGADFVIIGEGELSLGNLLGYIENKRAPIESIPNLAYIKNGKTTINRTSLIEDLDSVPHPDYNIDYVSDFTLNGKKHAMIMSSRGCPYKCKFCSIYKVMGDRTRTRSVENVIDEIDEKVKNGFTSFDFEDDNFGQNKKWLNNLLDCIIKYYPNKNLSLYAMNGITASNLDKNTVHKMKKAGFEYLNLSLVHTNENFQQALMRPVTTGYFSEILRFCEKINLPVIAYIILGMPGDTIDDMLKSILFLSGKKCLIGPSIFYLTPESDLYNKIIKDRFEIDCVEILRSTYIAYECNEFKRKNIATLFIITRIINFIKKIIDESLKPCEFNIENGKVYIKEELPGKEIKITLGFAILDILFKTGKLFYTGRKEKGKFYPLIEENVNQNIIENFLNADWNICGFLSGKIMSKKQVINMFKS from the coding sequence ATGAAAAATGTTTATTTTATCCAACCGCAAATAGAGGATTTTTACACAACACCTATAAGAAATATCCCCCTTGGACTTATTCAAATAGCAACAACAGTAAAAAATTGCTATAATGTCAAAATTTTAGACTTTAGAAACAATAAAAAGAAGAAAATTAATCCACCGGAAATATTTAAACCGCTACTCCAATTTTATCATGAAAATACATCTCCATTTTCCCTTTATAAAAACTATTACCGATTTGGACTCAGTAAAGATGAAATGATGACCAATATACCAGATGATGGAGAAATTTTTTGTATCTCGAGTATGTTTACCACATACTCAAAGACTACATTCGAATTAATCGAATGTATACGAAAAAAAGTGCAGAATGCGAAGGTAATTGTAGGAGGTATTGATGCCTCAATAAGACCAGATGTATACCTAAAGAATGGCGCTGATTTTGTAATAATTGGAGAAGGTGAATTAAGTTTAGGAAACCTATTGGGCTATATTGAGAATAAAAGAGCTCCAATAGAATCCATTCCAAACCTTGCATATATAAAGAATGGAAAAACCACAATTAATAGAACATCTTTGATTGAAGACCTTGACTCAGTACCCCACCCTGATTACAATATTGATTATGTCAGTGATTTCACTTTAAATGGTAAAAAACATGCAATGATTATGTCATCCAGAGGATGCCCATACAAATGTAAATTTTGCTCAATTTATAAAGTAATGGGAGACAGGACAAGGACAAGAAGCGTCGAAAATGTGATTGATGAAATAGATGAAAAAGTAAAAAATGGTTTTACATCTTTTGACTTTGAAGATGATAATTTTGGACAAAATAAAAAATGGCTAAATAACCTTCTTGATTGTATCATAAAATATTATCCAAATAAAAATTTATCTCTTTATGCTATGAATGGAATCACTGCATCAAATCTTGATAAGAATACAGTACACAAAATGAAAAAGGCTGGTTTTGAATATCTAAACTTATCGCTTGTTCATACAAACGAGAACTTCCAGCAGGCTCTGATGCGACCTGTAACAACGGGATATTTTTCGGAAATTCTAAGATTTTGCGAAAAAATCAATTTACCGGTAATAGCCTATATTATCCTTGGTATGCCAGGTGATACAATAGATGATATGTTAAAATCAATCCTGTTTCTTTCTGGGAAAAAATGTTTGATAGGACCTTCAATATTTTATCTAACCCCCGAATCCGATTTATATAATAAAATAATCAAAGACAGATTTGAAATAGACTGTGTTGAAATACTAAGATCAACCTACATTGCTTACGAATGCAATGAATTTAAAAGAAAAAATATAGCCACATTATTTATCATTACGAGAATTATAAATTTTATAAAGAAGATTATTGATGAAAGTTTAAAACCATGCGAATTTAATATTGAAAATGGGAAAGTATATATCAAGGAAGAACTACCCGGCAAAGAAATAAAAATAACACTGGGATTTGCAATTCTTGATATACTTTTTAAAACAGGTAAACTTTTTTACACTGGCAGGAAAGAAAAAGGCAAATTTTATCCACTGATTGAAGAAAATGTTAACCAAAATATCATAGAAAATTTTCTAAATGCCGACTGGAATATTTGTGGCTTTCTATCAGGAAAAATCATGAGTAAAAAGCAGGTTATAAATATGTTCAAATCATAA
- a CDS encoding undecaprenyl-diphosphate phosphatase gives MSIWDSIILGVVQGFTEFLPVSSSGHLVVMEHFLGLKFQSLTFEVIVHFGTFLAVVIAFRKEIISLIIGFFRGLFSKNVISNIKLDSDFRVAVYIIIGTIPAVIVGLFLKDQILAIFHNLNLVGITLIITGVILFITRIIYIGNKRVSLLSSVIVGISQAFAVLPGISRSGVTISTGLFMGLSRTEAVKFSFLLSLPAILGANVLELMQVGNEESSIPFLFYLVGFVSAFISGFIAIKVLIKMVQTGRFSLFSIYCISLGILILIFL, from the coding sequence ATGAGTATATGGGATTCGATAATTTTGGGGGTAGTACAAGGGTTCACAGAGTTTTTACCGGTGAGCAGTTCAGGGCATCTTGTCGTTATGGAACATTTTCTGGGGTTAAAGTTTCAGAGTTTAACATTTGAAGTTATTGTGCATTTCGGGACGTTTTTAGCCGTTGTGATTGCCTTCCGGAAAGAGATTATATCTTTGATAATTGGCTTTTTCCGTGGGCTTTTCAGCAAGAATGTAATCAGTAATATAAAACTTGATTCCGACTTTAGAGTGGCAGTGTATATAATTATTGGTACAATCCCTGCTGTCATTGTTGGGTTGTTCTTGAAGGATCAAATTTTAGCAATTTTTCACAATTTGAACCTTGTTGGAATAACTTTGATAATTACAGGAGTAATTTTATTCATCACAAGGATTATATATATAGGCAATAAAAGGGTTAGTCTGCTATCTTCAGTAATTGTTGGTATAAGTCAGGCATTTGCAGTACTTCCAGGTATATCAAGATCAGGGGTTACAATAAGCACCGGTCTTTTTATGGGGCTATCGAGAACTGAGGCAGTAAAATTTTCATTTTTACTCTCTCTGCCAGCAATTTTGGGTGCTAACGTTCTCGAGCTGATGCAGGTGGGGAATGAAGAATCATCCATCCCATTTTTATTTTATTTAGTTGGTTTTGTTTCTGCATTTATCTCGGGTTTTATCGCTATTAAAGTACTGATCAAAATGGTTCAAACGGGGAGGTTTAGTTTATTCAGTATTTATTGTATATCTCTCGGGATACTTATCTTAATCTTTCTATAA
- a CDS encoding sodium-dependent transporter, whose protein sequence is MKEKREEFTYHLGFILTMLGMAIGTGNIWRFPRIVASTGGGAFLIPWTIFLFMWSIPLMILEFSIGRSTKRGVIYSFSAISNGKLTWMGLFVVYTTLSIMFYYSSVTGWCIRYLLFSAEGRFTDIDLPSTSLLFEKFVTGGWQVFFHILAISLAGFIVYKGVVKGIEKANIIFIPSLFLLLLLCLIRVITIRNGFKGIEYLFDINFSRLKDYSVWLEALTQSAWSTGAGWGLVLTYAIYMKKNEDVFLNSLVTGFGNNSASLLAGMVVFGTVFATASSLGEAMGILSISGRGGTGLTFETLPALFAHIPMGYFLSLLFFLGLTFAAMSSLISMVEMGTRIFIDFGIDRKIATLIVTLLGMLFGLPSAILIDFFENQDWVWGMGLILNGLFFSIIVIKYGVDKFRENFINRGNVIRIGKWFEYLIFLIPVQFGILIVWWFSKSIGWENDWWNPLKKYSLATILCQWLLIIFLSIIFNKKIVKLHELEK, encoded by the coding sequence ATGAAAGAAAAAAGGGAAGAATTTACCTACCATCTGGGATTTATTTTAACAATGCTTGGTATGGCAATTGGGACTGGCAATATATGGCGGTTCCCAAGAATTGTTGCATCAACAGGTGGGGGTGCATTTTTAATCCCATGGACAATATTTCTTTTTATGTGGAGTATACCTTTAATGATTCTTGAATTCTCGATAGGAAGGAGTACAAAGAGAGGGGTGATTTACTCTTTTTCGGCTATTTCAAACGGAAAACTAACCTGGATGGGATTGTTCGTTGTTTATACCACTCTTTCTATTATGTTTTATTACTCCAGTGTTACCGGATGGTGTATAAGGTATCTATTATTTTCTGCTGAGGGTCGATTTACTGATATTGATCTTCCATCCACTTCGTTACTTTTTGAAAAGTTTGTTACTGGGGGATGGCAGGTATTTTTTCATATACTGGCAATTTCATTGGCAGGATTTATTGTTTATAAGGGTGTTGTTAAAGGCATAGAAAAGGCGAATATTATATTTATTCCATCACTATTTTTACTATTATTATTGTGTTTAATAAGAGTGATTACAATCAGGAATGGCTTTAAGGGAATAGAATATCTTTTCGACATTAACTTCAGTCGATTGAAAGATTATAGTGTGTGGCTGGAGGCACTTACACAGTCGGCATGGTCAACTGGTGCAGGATGGGGTCTTGTGTTAACGTATGCTATATACATGAAAAAGAATGAGGATGTTTTCCTTAATTCATTGGTGACTGGATTTGGAAATAATAGTGCTTCGCTACTTGCAGGGATGGTTGTCTTCGGGACTGTATTCGCTACAGCTTCATCTCTTGGTGAAGCAATGGGTATTTTATCTATTTCGGGAAGAGGGGGAACAGGTCTAACTTTTGAAACATTACCGGCTTTATTTGCCCACATTCCCATGGGATATTTTTTATCTCTTTTATTTTTTCTTGGTCTAACATTTGCCGCAATGTCGTCATTGATATCAATGGTTGAAATGGGTACAAGAATTTTTATTGACTTTGGTATAGATAGAAAAATTGCAACTCTTATTGTAACTCTTTTAGGAATGTTATTTGGATTACCTTCAGCAATCTTGATTGATTTTTTTGAAAATCAGGATTGGGTATGGGGGATGGGTCTGATATTAAATGGGCTATTTTTCTCTATAATCGTTATAAAATATGGGGTTGATAAATTCAGAGAGAACTTCATAAATAGAGGTAACGTAATTAGAATTGGTAAGTGGTTTGAATATTTGATTTTTTTGATACCTGTACAATTTGGTATACTTATAGTATGGTGGTTCTCTAAATCAATTGGATGGGAAAATGATTGGTGGAATCCCCTGAAGAAGTATTCCCTTGCTACTATTTTATGTCAGTGGTTGTTGATAATTTTTTTGTCAATAATTTTTAATAAGAAAATTGTTAAATTGCATGAGCTGGAAAAATGA
- the holA gene encoding DNA polymerase III subunit delta, translated as MIKSALEVFTDIEQGRLKKIYFAYGDDYFLQERLIDLLHRKLLYKFAGNLSRHVYYGDENNNKAVFNELFNYGIFSQNKFIVYKNVVRISTDEEKLLKQFIATVPEGITLIIIFKGKNVPEFIKDYREIIQIVDLSTPRYNKIPDLVKSYIQSHGYTIDEDAVDLLIMRCGEELGTLISEVEKITVYLGDRKDIKSEDIEKIIGFTRQYNVNNLLYYISKKDHKKMIECILLMLDAGASVPFIVSVLTNYFTDLWLYDSAKDRSNFSTISKMGYENYKKLDFGRVFKRLLEIDLKSKTTGISGKDLLLPFFAELCLL; from the coding sequence ATGATTAAATCTGCACTTGAAGTTTTTACTGATATTGAGCAGGGTAGATTAAAAAAAATATATTTTGCATATGGAGATGATTACTTTCTACAGGAGAGATTAATAGACTTATTACATAGGAAATTGCTTTATAAATTCGCAGGTAACCTATCACGTCATGTATATTATGGAGATGAAAATAATAATAAGGCTGTTTTCAATGAGCTGTTTAATTATGGAATATTTAGTCAAAATAAATTTATTGTTTATAAGAATGTTGTTAGAATAAGTACCGATGAAGAGAAGTTATTGAAACAATTCATTGCGACTGTTCCTGAGGGAATAACTCTTATAATTATATTCAAAGGAAAAAATGTCCCAGAATTTATAAAAGATTATAGAGAAATTATTCAAATAGTCGATCTGTCGACTCCCCGATATAACAAAATTCCCGATCTGGTAAAAAGCTATATACAATCTCATGGTTATACGATTGATGAAGATGCGGTGGACTTGTTAATTATGCGATGTGGTGAAGAATTGGGTACTCTTATATCTGAGGTTGAAAAAATAACTGTGTATCTTGGTGATAGAAAAGATATAAAGTCTGAGGATATAGAAAAAATAATAGGTTTCACAAGGCAATATAACGTAAATAATCTATTGTACTATATTTCGAAAAAGGACCATAAAAAAATGATAGAATGTATTTTGCTTATGCTTGATGCTGGCGCAAGTGTACCTTTTATTGTTTCTGTTCTAACGAATTATTTTACCGATCTCTGGCTATATGATTCTGCTAAGGATAGGAGTAATTTTAGTACAATAAGTAAGATGGGTTATGAAAATTATAAGAAATTAGACTTCGGCAGGGTTTTTAAAAGATTACTTGAGATTGATCTGAAATCAAAGACTACAGGAATTTCCGGGAAGGATTTACTTTTACCATTTTTTGCGGAATTATGCCTTTTATAG
- a CDS encoding sigma-70 family RNA polymerase sigma factor, with protein MTKEEKNNKYEFTDEELIAKFQNGDEGAFEELVHRYAGRLLNFVYRFVYDKKEAEDIVQDTFLRVYMNRHAYREIAKFSTWIYTIAANLAKTFLRKKKYRKVMFLSQMGPDENKDFEIKDEEEIRIIEKDMRVDEETIQRALLKLPEHFKTILILRDIQELSYEEISNILEIPIGTVKSRINRARLRLQKEISKILKGKR; from the coding sequence ATGACTAAAGAAGAGAAGAATAATAAATATGAATTTACGGATGAAGAACTGATTGCAAAATTTCAGAATGGGGATGAAGGTGCTTTTGAGGAACTTGTGCATCGATATGCTGGCCGGCTGTTAAATTTTGTATACCGTTTTGTTTATGATAAAAAGGAAGCCGAAGATATAGTTCAGGATACATTTTTGAGAGTATATATGAATCGTCATGCCTACAGAGAGATAGCAAAATTTTCCACATGGATATATACTATAGCGGCAAATCTGGCTAAAACATTCTTGAGGAAGAAAAAATACAGGAAAGTAATGTTCCTATCTCAAATGGGTCCGGATGAGAACAAAGATTTCGAGATTAAAGATGAAGAGGAGATCAGGATTATAGAAAAAGATATGAGAGTTGACGAGGAAACAATTCAGAGAGCTTTGTTAAAATTACCGGAACATTTTAAGACGATTTTAATTTTAAGAGATATTCAGGAACTTTCTTATGAAGAAATTAGTAATATATTAGAAATTCCAATTGGGACTGTGAAGTCGAGAATAAATCGTGCAAGACTCAGACTCCAGAAGGAGATATCAAAAATTTTAAAGGGGAAAAGATAA
- a CDS encoding zf-HC2 domain-containing protein, with translation MLNCYQFRELISEYLDGEISYSKRKLFEEHKQSCQHCNLLFNSVSVVVKDLHHLPEVSVSENFYLNLRNRIIEERERINRKFKKRKFGLSSIPIPIYGLATAVVVIVITFIVMKMQGNTETYNVPPYVKQQMLNKGASNRPLKPHDRSNQQVVPIDGDEYNGDDNQYIQIDTAQMYLNERQQNFDKKVRSVQYSK, from the coding sequence ATGTTAAATTGTTACCAGTTTCGTGAGTTAATCTCTGAGTACTTGGATGGTGAAATAAGTTATTCTAAAAGGAAGTTATTTGAAGAACACAAGCAATCCTGCCAGCATTGTAATCTGCTTTTTAATTCGGTCAGTGTGGTAGTTAAAGACCTTCATCATCTTCCAGAGGTAAGTGTAAGTGAAAATTTCTATTTAAATCTTAGGAACAGAATTATTGAAGAAAGAGAAAGGATCAATAGAAAGTTCAAGAAAAGAAAGTTCGGACTTTCTTCCATTCCTATCCCCATTTACGGTCTTGCTACGGCAGTCGTTGTTATAGTTATTACATTCATTGTAATGAAAATGCAGGGAAATACTGAGACTTATAATGTGCCGCCATATGTTAAGCAGCAGATGTTGAATAAAGGTGCCTCGAATAGACCTCTAAAGCCACATGATCGATCAAATCAGCAAGTTGTACCGATTGACGGTGATGAATATAATGGAGATGACAACCAATATATACAGATTGATACCGCACAGATGTATTTGAACGAAAGGCAACAAAATTTTGATAAAAAAGTTAGATCTGTTCAGTATAGTAAGTAG
- a CDS encoding diguanylate cyclase yields MSNIKLYWFVGITLILAALVTFVYPSSSIFGGERSTFYLFMKLFITLGTSGLIILLLIDLLNFSRKAKALSKKTEELSKKLHEETEGIKHIQTVVNKSPEEVYSIIITDLLEIMRATFFANLSAFFLVNEEKGILHYEAGNISNLEVNDRIEYKDTIFYDIVRQKKAKVLSGSELNVSNFGELDLGKSASVLIIPVSMGVRIPVGIILLTSNDEGAWGESDIEIGEKFSNLLSNSLWQVDIIERLTSIVNFYQELNKLQAATHLGMDELEFFKKVGDISIKFIDYDKMTIAVYDEDKNQLEIKYVSGIESDITIGDRIDLIGGIWQNILSTDNPIVINDYDSENVDFRFQPDDILSTSLLSGVGIALKSDNKMLGGIIFESKKRNNYTEKDIFAIEIFGKCVGAAYSRLRTYNVLKSLSMVDGLTGIYNRRAFGERLREEINRASRYGGIFSLVIIDVDKFKRINDTYGHLMGDFVLKKLAKIIRGSVRNVDTVARYGGEEFAVILVNANKENAVISAERIKSNVQDFLFEKDNIRLNITISIGLAEYPIDGDDEKLLIQNADMAMYESKRKGGNTVTVYKLKG; encoded by the coding sequence ATGAGTAATATAAAATTATATTGGTTTGTGGGAATTACATTAATATTAGCTGCTCTGGTGACATTTGTATATCCAAGTAGCTCTATTTTTGGTGGAGAGAGATCAACCTTTTATCTTTTTATGAAATTATTTATAACACTTGGTACAAGCGGACTGATTATTTTATTGTTGATAGACTTGCTGAATTTTTCCAGGAAGGCAAAAGCTTTGAGTAAGAAAACAGAGGAGTTGAGTAAAAAACTCCATGAAGAGACGGAAGGAATAAAACATATTCAGACAGTAGTTAATAAAAGCCCAGAGGAAGTTTACAGTATAATTATTACTGATTTACTGGAGATCATGAGAGCCACATTCTTTGCCAACCTATCGGCTTTTTTTCTGGTTAATGAGGAAAAAGGAATACTGCACTATGAGGCAGGCAATATAAGTAATCTGGAGGTTAATGATAGAATAGAATATAAGGATACTATATTTTATGACATAGTCAGGCAAAAAAAGGCAAAGGTACTTTCGGGATCAGAATTAAATGTCTCCAATTTTGGTGAATTGGATCTTGGAAAGTCTGCTTCTGTACTTATAATACCAGTAAGTATGGGTGTAAGGATTCCTGTAGGTATTATCTTACTTACGTCTAATGATGAAGGTGCCTGGGGAGAATCAGATATAGAAATTGGTGAAAAATTTTCAAATTTGTTATCTAATTCTCTATGGCAGGTTGATATAATTGAAAGGTTAACATCTATTGTAAATTTTTACCAGGAACTCAACAAACTACAGGCTGCTACGCATTTAGGTATGGATGAGCTGGAGTTTTTCAAGAAAGTCGGGGATATTTCAATAAAATTTATTGATTATGATAAAATGACTATTGCAGTGTATGATGAAGATAAGAATCAGTTGGAGATAAAATATGTTTCCGGTATAGAGTCTGACATTACGATAGGGGATAGGATTGATTTAATTGGTGGTATCTGGCAAAATATTTTGAGTACTGATAATCCAATTGTAATCAACGATTACGATAGCGAAAATGTCGATTTCAGATTCCAGCCGGATGATATATTGTCGACTTCTTTATTATCAGGTGTTGGAATAGCCTTGAAGTCCGATAATAAAATGCTCGGTGGGATTATTTTTGAAAGTAAGAAGAGAAATAATTATACAGAAAAGGATATATTTGCTATTGAGATTTTTGGAAAGTGTGTTGGAGCAGCGTACAGTAGGTTGAGAACTTACAATGTGTTAAAAAGTCTCTCTATGGTTGATGGTTTAACCGGGATATATAACAGAAGAGCTTTCGGAGAAAGGCTAAGAGAAGAGATTAATCGTGCGAGCAGATACGGAGGTATTTTTTCCCTTGTGATTATTGATGTGGATAAGTTCAAAAGGATTAATGATACCTATGGTCATCTCATGGGCGATTTTGTTTTAAAAAAATTGGCGAAAATTATTAGGGGTAGCGTTAGGAATGTTGATACCGTGGCCAGGTATGGAGGTGAAGAGTTTGCTGTAATCCTTGTAAATGCCAATAAAGAGAATGCTGTTATTTCTGCAGAAAGAATTAAGAGCAATGTTCAGGATTTTCTTTTTGAAAAAGACAATATCAGATTGAATATAACAATATCAATTGGACTTGCAGAGTATCCCATCGATGGTGATGATGAAAAGTTGCTTATTCAAAATGCTGATATGGCTATGTATGAATCAAAAAGAAAAGGTGGAAACACTGTTACAGTTTATAAATTAAAAGGTTAA